One Candidatus Nitrososphaera evergladensis SR1 genomic window, TCCTCTGCTTCCTTCTTCACATAATTTAGTATGTTGTCATAATTGCCATCAAAGTACCACGATTCCATATTCTTTGCCAGCCCTGATTTTCCCAGGAAGCGCGAGTAGCCGTCGAACCTGCCGCCATTCGCTATAACCAAGACATGCTTGAGGTCGATCATTGGTCTGTGGCCGAGCCTAAGACCCTCTAAATTGCAATATTGCTTTAGCTTGCTCTTCATAAACTGAGACTCGAAAGCCAGATTGTTGCCTACTGGAATGAAGTTCCAAACACCCTTGTCAAGATAGATTTTCTTGAACTGCTCCACCATCTCTTGTTCTCCAATTTCCCACTCCTTCAGTATCTGCAGGTCGCCGACCGGCTTGCCCGTGACGCTGTGAAGTTGCTGATACTGGATTGTTACTATCTTGGCCTTAGAAGGGACAGTGCCCGCCTTTTCCTCGCCACGGAATGACTCTAAGGGAACAGTCTCGATGTCGAAGTAGTACTCGGGCAAACAGCAAAGTAAAATGCTACCAGTTATTTAAGAATAGAAGATTTCTATATATTTAGTCGCACTGTTCTCAAAATGACTTTTTAAACAGATTATGGACTTTTTTAACAAGAGCGACTTATTACACAAAGCCGTCGTCAACAGAAAAATTCTTAACAGTTTCACATCATGGGACTTTCAATTGAAAGTGTCGTCAAACAATCCTTCTGCAATCAGATACAATTCTGCACCTGGTAAAAAGCCCATGCCGCTGTAACAGATGGTTGTTGAATTTATTCCGCATCGATACCATATAGGATGAGAAATGCAATTCACTTTCTGTAATGAGTTCTTTTTGGAGTTTGCGCGTTTCTCCCAGCTATTTTCTTGCTACCTTTGGTGATGGGATGTCGTCGTTGCTGATCTGCAATTGTTTGCTTGATAGTTTCTACTAATGTTTCTTCATTCCATGAATCGTCATGACGTATATCGTTAATGTAGAAGGTAGGTGTACCGTTTACTCCACTACGGATGCCGCTCATAAAGTCATTATGTACGCGACCAGCGTGAATATGCTTGGCCATTTCGTCGTCGAACCTTGCAATATCCAGTCCTACCGCTGATGCATATTGTCTCAAATGGTTTTCATCAAGCTCTCTCTGGCGCTCATACAAATAATCGTGCATTTCCCAGAATTTCCCCTGGACCCCGGCGGCTTCTGCCGCCTCTGCTGCATGCTGGGCATGAGGATGCGCTTGGGTGATAGGAAAGTTGCGA contains:
- a CDS encoding DsbA family protein; this translates as MSSKIDEAEIARLNQPVNERDHAQGQESAPVILVEYGDYECPYCGQAYPIVKSVQKNFGDKLRFIFRNFPITQAHPHAQHAAEAAEAAGVQGKFWEMHDYLYERQRELDENHLRQYASAVGLDIARFDDEMAKHIHAGRVHNDFMSGIRSGVNGTPTFYINDIRHDDSWNEETLVETIKQTIADQQRRHPITKGSKKIAGRNAQTPKRTHYRK